The window CCAGCCGGGAGTAATGATGGGAATATTTTTCTCGCAAGCAGCCAAGAGCCAGGAGTTTTTGGGATCAATCTCGTAATGTTTCTCAAGTTTTCCTGATCGAAGCAACTGATAGGCAAATTCGTAGGGAAAATAACTCTTGCCCTCTTTGTCAGCTTTTTGCCAAAGATCGAGGATATGGTCTTCGATGCGGCGAATGGCTTCATCTTCAGGAATGCATGTATCAGTGACACGATTAAAACCTTCGTCCCTTAAGGCCACTTCTTGTTCGGCTGTCAAATAACGATACCCGGGAACTCTTTTATAATGGGTGTGAGCCACCAGGTTATAAATATCTTCCTCCAAATTGGCCCCCGTGGTGCAAATGCCGTGGATTTTGTCTTGGCGGATCATTTCAGCCAGTGAAATACCAAGCTCTGCCGTACTCATCGCACCAGCCATGGACAAAAACATTCTTCCCCCACCTTTTGAAAAATCAATCCAGCCCTCAGCCGCATCAACGATAACGGCCGAATTGAAATGACGGTAATTATGTTTAATGAAATTTCGAATCGTCTGATTGCCCATAATGCCTCCAAGAATTTTGAGGATTTAACGTGAGAATGAGAGAAATGCAATATTTATGTATACACATCCACCACCAACCCGTCATAGGCCAATTCAATCCCCGCAGGCAGGGTCTTATTGAAGACATCGTGGTCGTAATCATGGGTTAGGTGAATCAGATATGTTTTTTTGGCTTTGATTTCTTGGGCTGTTGCAATAGCCTGATCTAAATGAAAGTGAGTGGGGTGTGGCTCCAACCTTAAACCATCCAAAAAAAGAACTTCCAGATTTTCCAGATTTTTCATGGAAGCTTTGGGAATCCCGTTGGTGTCGGTCAGCCAGGCCGCGTTGCCAATACGATAATTATAAGTCATGTACTTGGAACCATGACGGCATGGAATCATTTGAACCGGCACCCCCAGACAATCAAAACTCCCTTCAACACTAAAAGCCTCCAGACGTGGAACAAGACTGGGGTAAGCCGATGATGACCTGAAGATATAGGGAAAAATTTTCACCAAATGATCGATGGTTTCTTTTTCACC of the Deltaproteobacteria bacterium GWA2_45_12 genome contains:
- a CDS encoding deoxyhypusine synthase, with amino-acid sequence MGNQTIRNFIKHNYRHFNSAVIVDAAEGWIDFSKGGGRMFLSMAGAMSTAELGISLAEMIRQDKIHGICTTGANLEEDIYNLVAHTHYKRVPGYRYLTAEQEVALRDEGFNRVTDTCIPEDEAIRRIEDHILDLWQKADKEGKSYFPYEFAYQLLRSGKLEKHYEIDPKNSWLLAACEKNIPIITPGWEDSTCGNVFVSHVLNKEISRYTVVKSGLEQMAFLAQWYQEMTVKNPLGFFQIGGGIAGDFPICVVPMLIQDMHQKDTKLWGYFCQISDSTTSYGSYSGAVPNEKITWYKLEPHAPKFIIESDATIVAPLVFNYVLGN